Proteins from a genomic interval of Acomys russatus chromosome 19, mAcoRus1.1, whole genome shotgun sequence:
- the Dnaaf5 gene encoding dynein axonemal assembly factor 5, with protein sequence MAAPAEAEVAAGFTEAAEAAELSRALGRLLPGLETESKLGRRRALEALEHALEETVRPGADSAAFQGPWARLLLPRLLRLLTDPAEGCRALAAHLLDLGLRRAARPRDALPRLLPALTARLARPEPTRPPPEPCEELRLALVQLLRLAVDLGGAALAPHLDDAVRALRGALLDPFAAVRRESCECAAALARATPEHFHMQSESLIGPLMQTISHQHWKVRVAVIEATGTVIQFGSGNSVDDVLSHFAQRLFDNVPQVRQAVASVVGGWLLSLRDRYSFFHKLIPLLLSSFSDEMPEVRQTATSLWEKVGLQWQEENEADLKDKLDFASPPPPHYPEHESRPGLGCRELVFRNLSKVLPAVCHDITDWVVGTRVKAAQLLPVLLLHAEDHITQHLEIILRTLQQACADEEKAVLSSCVRAAELIGTFVNPEVFLKLILAMLKKAPSAPGLLILASVIQGCPRNTLQPHLKVIATELAQEHICQGSENNLYLEHLLLCVQALLSVCQEDCRAASLQLLEVLVTIMAVSSAIGLGKKAQKTMDTLAEVEDIPSSQDLYRKHVGALLERLTASHGEWTVHSVQLLKFTVVLTQAGPAVGEALQHVIPTLRACLQPTTDPHMRLKLFSILSTMLLRPTDTVDSQGQFHGYLEMVVSDILAPNLQWHAGRTAAAIRTAAISCLWALTSSDILSAKQVQEAQETLMPRVLATLEDDSQTTRLVSCHIISIFLKSSAGTVEPEKFLKVYPELLKRLDDVSNEVRMAAASALLTWLKCIQSFDGKSAYQSSVQFLYRELLVHLDDPESAIQDTVLEVLKEGSVLFPDVLVRETEAVVHKHRSAAYCEQLLQHMQTMAAAR encoded by the exons ATGGCGGCGCCGGCGGAGGCGGAGGTGGCCGCGGGCTTCACCGAAGCGGCTGAAGCGGCGGAACTGAGCCGTGCTCTAGGTCGCCTGCTGCCGGGGCTGGAGACCGAAAGTAAGCTGGGGAGGCGGCGCGCGCTGGAGGCTCTGGAGCACGCACTGGAAGAGACAGTGCGGCCCGGCGCGGATTCCGCTGCTTTCCAGGGCCCCTGGGCTCGTCTGCTGCTGCCCCGCCTGCTGCGGCTTCTGACCGACCCGGCCGAGGGCTGCCGCGCACTGGCTGCTCACCTGCTGGACTTAGGCCTGCGCCGCGCCGCGCGGCCCCGCGACGCTCTGCCGCGCCTGTTGCCCGCGCTCACCGCGCGCCTGGCCCGACCCGAACCCACGCGGCCACCACCGGAGCCCTGCGAGGAGCTGCGCCTTGCCCTCGTGCAGCTGCTCCGCCTGGCTGTGGACTTGGGCGGCGCCGCGCTCGCTCCACACCTGGACGACGCCGTGCGCGCGCTGCGGGGCGCGCTGCTCGACCCCTTCGCCGCGGTGCGCCGCGAGAGTTGCGAGTGCGCAGCCGCCCTGGCGCGTGCCACTCCGG AACACTTCCACATGCAGTCGGAGTCCCTGATAGGCCCCCTGATGCAGACCATCTCCCACCAGCACTGGAAGGTCCGGGTGGCCGTCATCGAAGCCACGGGCACTGTGATCCAGTTTGGCAGTGGGAATTCTGTGGATGATGTTCTTTCCCACTTTGCTCAGAGACTCTTCGATAATGTCCCTCAG GTCCGGCAGGCCGTGGCCTCGGTGGTGGGGGGATGGCTGCTCAGTCTTCGTGACCGCTACTCTTTCTTCCACAAACTCATCCCACTGCTACTCAGCAGCTTCAGTGACGAGATGCCTGAGGTCCG GCAGACAGCCACCAGCCTCTGGGAGAAGGTCGGGCTGCAGTGGCAGGAGGAGAATGAGGCAGATCTAAAGGACAAACTAGACTTTGCTtcgcctcctcctccccactacCCTGAGCACG AGAGCCGTCCTGGCCTGGGCTGCCGAGAGCTGGTCTTCAGAAACCTCTCCAAGGTCCTTCCTGCCGTCTGTCATGATATCACCGACTGGGTGGTAGGCACACGGGTGAAGGCAGCACAGCTGCTGCCAGTGCTGCTGCTGCACGCAGAGGACCACATCACGCAGCACCTGGAGATAATCCTCAGAACCCTGCAGCAGGCATGCGCTGATGAGGAGAAGGCTGTGCTCAGCAGT TGTGTAAGAGCTGCAGAGCTCATTGGCACCTTCGTCAACCCAGAAGTATTTCTGAAACTGATCTTAGCCATGCTGAAGAAGGCACCCTCCGCCCCTGGCCTCTTGATCCTCGCTTCTGTCATCCAGGGCTGCCCCCGAAACACCCTCCAGCCACACCTCAAGGTCATAGCCACAGAGCTGGCCCAGGAGCACATCTGTCAGGGGTCTGAGAAT AATCTCTACCTGGAGcatctgctgctgtgtgtgcaggCTCTGTTGTCTGTGTGTCAGGAAGACTGTCGTGCCGCCAGCCTGCAGCTCTTGGAGGTGCTGGTGACAATAATGGCAGTCTCAAGTGCCATAGGCCTTGGGAAGAAG GCCCAGAAGACCATGGACACGCTGGCTGAGGTGGAGGACATCCCCAGCAGTCAGGACCTCTACCGCAAGCACGTGGGTGCACTCCTGGAACGGCTGACGGCCTCACATGGCGAGTGGACAGTGCACTCTGTGCAGTTGCTGAAGTTTACTGTGGTCCTCACCCAGGCAG GCCCAGCTGTGGGAGAAGCACTGCAGCATGTGATCCCCACCCTCAGGGCCTGTCTCCAGCCCACCACAGACCCGCACATGCGCCTGAAACTCTTCTCCATCCTGTCCACGATGCTGCTGAGGCCTACAGACACTGTCGACTCTCAGGG ACAGTTCCATGGCTACTTGGAGATGGTAGTGAGTGACATCCTAGCCCCCAACTTGCAGTGGCATGCAGGGAGGACAGCTGCAGCCATCCGCACGGCCGCCATATCCTGTCTGTGGGCACTCACCAGCAGTGACATCCTGTCGGCCAAACAG GTACAAGAGGCACAGGAGACCCTGATGCCACGAGTGCTGGCCACACTGGAGGATGACTCCCAGACCACACGCCTGGTCTCCTGCCACATCATCAGCATATTCCTCAAGAGCTCAGCTGGTACCGTAGAGCCAGAGAAGTTCCTCAAGGTCTATCCTG AGCTCTTGAAGCGCCTAGATGACGTCTCCAATGAAGTGAGGATGGCAGCTGCTTCCGCCTTGCTCACCTGGCTGAAGTGCATACAGAGCTTCGATGGGAAATCTGCCTATCAGAGCAGCGTCCAGTTCCTGTACAGGGAGCTATTGGTCCACCTGGATGACCCTGAAAGCGCTATCCAGGACACCGTCCTAG AAGTCCTCAAGGAGGGCAGCGTCCTGTTCCCAGATGTGCTGGTGCGAGAGACCGAGGCTGTCGTCCACAAACACCGCTCAGCTGCCTACTGtgagcagctgctgcagcacaTGCAGACCATGGCTGCTGCTCGGTGA